A portion of the Lolium rigidum isolate FL_2022 chromosome 1, APGP_CSIRO_Lrig_0.1, whole genome shotgun sequence genome contains these proteins:
- the LOC124656078 gene encoding 3-phosphoshikimate 1-carboxyvinyltransferase, chloroplastic-like produces the protein MLEALDALGISVEADKVAKRAVVVGCGGRFLIEKDAKEEVKLFLGNAGTAMRPLTAAVVAAGGNATYVLDGVPRMMERPIGDLGVGLKQLGASVDCFLGTDCPPVRINGIGGLPGGKVKLSHGRAGYRCPQEPWPAGKSSRRRAHSCRPPTRASDSMASPWPRRLVTQPW, from the exons ATGCTCGAGGCCCTGGACGCGCTTGGGATCTCAGTGGAAGCAGACAAAGTTGCAAAAAGAGCTGTAGTCGTCGGCTGCGGCGGCAGGTTCCTGATTGAAAAGGATGCCAAGGAGGAAGTAAAGCTCTTCTTGGGCAACGCTGGAACTGCAATGCGGCCATTGACGGCAGCTGTAGTAGCTGCTGGTGGAAATGCGAC TTATGTTCTTGATGGAGTACCAAGAATGATGGAGCGTCCTATCGGTGACTTAGGTGTCGGTTTGAAACAACTAGGTGCGAGTGTTGATTGTTTCCTCGGCACTGACTGCCCACCTGTTCGTATCAACGGCATTGGAGGGCTACCTGGTGGCAAG GTTAAGCTGTCACATGGCCGCGCCGGCTACCGCTGCCCGCAGGAGCCCTGGCCGGCGGGGAAATCGAGTAGGAGAAGAGCTCACTCATGCCGTCCGCCGACGCGGGCCAGCGACAGCATGGCGTCCCCATGGCCCCGCCGCCTCGTGACCCAGCCTTGGTGA